The genome window TCCTGATGCGAGACTGGAATAGCGATCGAGGTCGCGCGAGGGAACATCCACGGCTCCTGCGCGGTCACCTCATAGCGGTGAAGGCCAATCCCCCAGCCCTTGTCCGACTTGTCGACCCGCCCGCCAAAGGCCTGCGCCATCGCCTGGTGTCCGAAGCAGATCCCGACCAGCCGGGTCCGCCCCCGTGCGGCCCTCAGCCAGTCCAGCAAGGGCGATATCCAGGGCAGGTCGTCATAGACACCGGCGGCCGAGCCCGTCACGATCGCGCCCTGGAACGCCTCGGGATCCGCCGGCAGCCGACCGGCCTGGACGTCGAACCGCACCGTCGCCACCCCCTCGCCCAGCAGGGCCCGGAAACGCGCCGGATAGTCGTCGAATGCGTCGACCAGGGCCTCGGGCGGCCTGCCGGTTTCCAGAATGGCGATGGGCTTCATGGCGCCATAGGGACCCGAAGTCCGATGGCGGGACAAGTCCATTCGCGCTAGATCACCGCCATGACCGATGCCACGCCGACGAATGACGCCGATACCGTCCCGGTGGTGCTGATCAATGTCTTCAAGGTCCAGCCCGACCGGCAGGACGACCTGCTGGACCTGCTGGCTGAAATGACCCGCGTCCAGGTCGGCCTGCCGGGCTTCGTCTCCGCCACCCTGCACCGGGGCCTGAACGGAAAGACCGTGGCCAACCACGCCGTCTGGCGCTCCGCCGCCGACTGGAAGGCCATGACCCGCAACCCCGCTGTCGTCGCGGCCATGAGCCCCATTATGGCCATCGCCACGTTCGAACCCCACCTCTACGAGGCGGGCGAGGTCATCCAATAGGCCTGCGTCCGAATCTGACGTAGCCGCGTGATGGGCATGTCGCGCAACGGGCATTGACGAAATGGACTCATCGGGGCCCTGGCCCGGAAGGTCGGACGGGTCGGACGCTGTTTTGAGTTCGGCTCAGACCCGCCAGACCGCCGCCTTCGCGCCGGTCTCGCCCAGGCTCGCCGCGACCCAGCTACAAATCTCGGAGGCCGCCGCCGCGGCCCCCTCCGGCGGACGGACGACGACCATGGCGCAGCCGTTCATCTTCATTGGATTGGTCAGCGGCCTCAGCCGCGCCTCGGCCACAAGGGTCGGGGCTCCGCTTTCCGTCGCCAGCCGACGCAGGAAGCCGTCAAAGGTCTCCATATCCTTCAGCGGCGTCCAGATCGCCACGATCGCTTCCGGATCTGCCCTGATGATCGCCCCGGCGGTCTCGGCCGCGCGCAGGTAATCGTCGGGCCGCTCGAAGGGAGGGTCGATCAGGACCAGCGGTGCCCGCGTCTGCTTCGCCTCGGCCAAGACCCGCTCATAGCCATCCCCGATTTCGCCCCGCGTCCGGGCGAATGCGGACAGGCTCTCACGCAACAGCCCCGCAACCTCTTCGCGGAGCTCGAAACCGACATAGGCGTCGTCGACCCCCAGGGCCCGCGCGATCAGCACGGGCGACCCCGGATAGAACCGCACCCCGCCTGCGGGGTTCAGCGCCGCCACCTCCCGCGCCAGCGCCTCGATCAGGGGGGGGCGGTCCACCGCCGCCATCAGCCGCTCGACACCCGCCTCCGCCTCGCGCGACCGGGTGGCATCGCCGGTAAGGTCATAGAGCCCCGCCCCCGCATGGGTATCCAGCACGACCACCGGCCCGACCCTCTGCCGCTCGCGCAAAAGCCACAGCACCAGGGCGTGCTTGACCAGGTCGGCGAAATTCCCGGCGTGAAAGCTGTGACGATAGTTCATGGCCCTGCGTCACCCTCGACACCGTCCGGGTCAAGAGGAACCGTGCAGCCCGACGCGACGTTCGCCGTTCCTGATCCGGAGACTGCGCCCGATGCCCGACGGCAGCCACCCCCTCACCGCCGCCGCCAAGGTCCCCGGTGGCCTGACCTACGGCAGCGACCAGTTCCCCGGCCTGACCCGCGTCCGCTCCGGCAAGGGTTTCTCCATCCGCGATGCCGACGGCAAGGTCGTCAGGGACAGGCCGGTTCTGGACCGCATCCGCCTGCTGGCCATCCCGCCCGCCTGGGCCGACGTCTGGATCTGCCCGCAGGCAACCGGACACATCCAGGCGACCGGCCGGGATGCGAAGGGCCGCAAGCAGTACCGCTATCACGACGACTGGAGCAGCCATCGCGCGGGCGACAAGTTCGACAAGATGCCCGCCTTCGCCCGTGCCCTGCCCAGGCTCCGCGACCGGGTCGAGACCGACCTGTCCTCACGCGGGCCCGGCCGCAAGAAGGTCCTGGCCACCGCCGTCCGCCTGCTCGAGATCACCCTGATCCGCGTCGGCAATGCCCGATACGCCAGACAGAACCGCAGTTATGGCCTGACCACCCTGCACAAGCGCCACCTGGAGGTCGATGGTGCGGGGCTCTCCTTCGCCTTCCGAGGCAAGAGCGGCGTGGATCACAAGGTCAGCATCAGGGACCGACGACTGGCCGCCGTCGTCCGCGGCTTGCGCGAGCTGCCCGGCCAGCAACTGTTCAAGTATCGCGACGAGACGGGCACCCTGGTCCCCATCACCTCCGATGACGTCAACGCCTATATCCGCGACGCCATGGGCGACCAGTTCTCCGCCAAGGACTTCCGCACATGGGCCGGCACCGTCTCGGCCGCCCGGGCGTTGCGCGACATGGACCCGCCAACCTCGCCCACCGACGGCAAGAAGAAGATCACCGTCTGCGTTAAGGCTGTCGCCGGCCTGCTGGGCAACACCCCGACAGTGTGCCGCAGCGCCTACGTCCACCCGACCGTGTTCGCGCTCTACGAAAGCGGCCGGATCGGCAACCTCCTGCCCGGCTCCGACACCCAGGGGTTCGAGGCCGCCCTGATGAAGGTGCTGAGGGCCTAGCTGTCGATCCAGTAGCGTCGGCTGCCCGGGCTGACCGGCCGCCCGGCCTCATCGTCCCGCCTCAGGATGATCCGGCGAAAGTCATCAGCCTCGTCCGGCCCGCGCAGCAGCCGCAGCGATTTGATGATCCGCGTGATCCGAAGGTGGTTGTGATCGTGCGCCACCAGCCAGTGATCGTTGCGCTGATAGAAGTGCGCCATCCGGTCCGTCGCCGCGGCCAGAGCGATCTGGGCAAGGCCCGAGGCATGGATCGCCTCCACATCCCCGGCAGACACCACAGGCGCATTCCGGTTTGCCCCGGAGGGGGCGTCCAGCGGGAACAGCCACTGGATGAAGTCGTGGATACGCTCGATGTCAGAATCGCTCATCGCCACGACCTCGAACACCGTCCGACCGGCACCGTCGGTTCCCGCCCCTTTCAGGAAATCGACGATAGCGCTCATTCAGCCCCTAGGCAGTCAGGCTGCCTTGTCCCAGTCAAGAATGACCTTGCCCGACAGACCCGACTTCATGGCGTCGAATCCCTCGCGGTAACGGTCGTAAGCTAGACGGTGAGTGATCAGGGGCTCAAGGTCCAGCCCTGCCTTCAACAGACCCAGCATCTTGCGCCAGGTCGTGAACATCTCGCGCCCGTAGACGCCCTTGATGGTCAGGGCCTTCAGGATGATCGCGCCCCAGTCCGTCTCCATCGGCCTCGACGGAATGCCCAGCAGCGCCATGCCGCCGCCCATGATCAGGGTGTCGACACACTGCCTGAAGGCGACGGGCGATCCCGACATCTCCAGCGCCACGTCGAAGCCGACCTTCAGGCCCAGTTCCTTCATCACGTCGTGCAGGTCCTCCTTCGTGGTGTTCACCGTACGGACCCCCGGTGCGACCTTGCTGGCCAGCTCCAGGCGGAAGTCGTTGATGTCGGTGAGCACGACGGTTCGGGCTCCCGCATGGCGCGCGACGGCGGCCGCCATCATGCCGATCGGGCCGGCACCGGTGACCAGCACGTCCTCGCCCAGCAGGTCGAATTGCTGCGCCGTGTGCACCGCATTGCCGAACGGATCGAGCATCGCAGCGACCTCATACGACACATCGTCGGGCAGCTCGATCACATTGAACGCCGGAGCCACGACGAACTCGGCGAAGGCACCCTGACGGTTCACGCCGATGCCGCGCGTGTGTGGGTCGAGGTGGAAATGTCCGGCGCGCGCCGCTTCCGAGTTCAGGTCGATGACGTGCCCCTCGGCCGACACCCGCTGGCCGATCTTCAGCGGGCGCTGGACGTCCGAGCCGATGGCGACGATCTCGCCACTGAACTCGTGCCCGGTGATCATCGGCGTCGGCACGTTCTTCTGTGACCACTCGTCCCAATTCCAGATGTGAATGTCGGTGCCGCAGACCGCAGTGCGGTGCACGCGGATCAGCACGTCCTCCGGTCCCGCCACGGGGATGGGCGCGTCGATCAGCTCGAGACCCACCTCGGGACGCATCTTGGCCAGGGCCTTCATGGTGGTGGTCATGCGATAACTCCCAGTTCCCTGCCTGCGGTCGTGAAGGCGGTCACCGCCTGATCGATGTGCTCGAAGGTGTGCGCCGCCGACATCTGGGTGCGGATGCGGGCGGCACCGCGCGGCACCACCGGGAAGCTGAACCCGATCACATAGACGCCCAGCTCCAGCATCCGCGCCGCCATCGTCTGGGCCAGCTTCGCATCGCCCAGCATGACGGGCACGATGGGGTGCTGACCGGGCAGCAGGTCAAAGCCCGCCTCGGTCATCGCACCACGGAAGCGGGCGGCATTGGCGGTGAGCCGGGTCCGCAAGGCATCGCCCTCGGGGCCCTGGGCGATGCGGATCGCCTCCAGCGAGGCGCCGCAGACTCCGGGGGCCAGGGCGTTCGAGAACAGATAGGGCCGTGCCCGCTGCTTCAGCAGTTGCACAACCTCCGACGTCGCACAGATGAAGCCGCCCATGGCCCCGCCCAGAGCCTTGCCGAAGGTGCCGGTGACGAAGTCGACCTTCACGCTGTGGTGCGCATACGAGCCCTTGCCTTGCGGGCCCAGAAAACCCGTCGCGTGGCAGTCGTCGACCATGATCAGCGCGCCATACCGGTCGGCCAGCACCCGGATTTCGTCCAGCCTGGCGATATAGCCGTCCATCGAGAACGCCCCGTCGGTGGCGATGACAATGTCCCGCGCACCATCCGCGCGCGCCGCTTTCAGCTGCGCCTCCAGATCGGCCATGTCGGAGTTGGCGAACCGGTAGCGCTTCGCCTTGCACAGGCGCACTCCGTCGATGATCGAGGCGTGGTTCAGGCTGTCCGAAACGATCGCATCTTCGGCCCCGAACAGCGGCTCGAACAGCCCGCCGTTGGCGTCGAATGCAGCAGCGAACAGGATCGAATCCTCGAAGCCAAGATAGTCGGCGACGGCCCGTTCCAGTTCCTTGTGGATGTCCAGCGTACCGCAGATGAACCGCACCGAGGCCGTGCCCGCACCCCGCTTTTCCGTCGCCGCATTGGCCGCC of Brevundimonas subvibrioides contains these proteins:
- the tdh gene encoding L-threonine 3-dehydrogenase, producing MKALAKMRPEVGLELIDAPIPVAGPEDVLIRVHRTAVCGTDIHIWNWDEWSQKNVPTPMITGHEFSGEIVAIGSDVQRPLKIGQRVSAEGHVIDLNSEAARAGHFHLDPHTRGIGVNRQGAFAEFVVAPAFNVIELPDDVSYEVAAMLDPFGNAVHTAQQFDLLGEDVLVTGAGPIGMMAAAVARHAGARTVVLTDINDFRLELASKVAPGVRTVNTTKEDLHDVMKELGLKVGFDVALEMSGSPVAFRQCVDTLIMGGGMALLGIPSRPMETDWGAIILKALTIKGVYGREMFTTWRKMLGLLKAGLDLEPLITHRLAYDRYREGFDAMKSGLSGKVILDWDKAA
- a CDS encoding glycine C-acetyltransferase encodes the protein MQTARFHARIAAELSDIDAQGLTKPERIIQSRQGPVIEVGGRRVLNFCANNYLGLGGDDRVVAAANAATEKRGAGTASVRFICGTLDIHKELERAVADYLGFEDSILFAAAFDANGGLFEPLFGAEDAIVSDSLNHASIIDGVRLCKAKRYRFANSDMADLEAQLKAARADGARDIVIATDGAFSMDGYIARLDEIRVLADRYGALIMVDDCHATGFLGPQGKGSYAHHSVKVDFVTGTFGKALGGAMGGFICATSEVVQLLKQRARPYLFSNALAPGVCGASLEAIRIAQGPEGDALRTRLTANAARFRGAMTEAGFDLLPGQHPIVPVMLGDAKLAQTMAARMLELGVYVIGFSFPVVPRGAARIRTQMSAAHTFEHIDQAVTAFTTAGRELGVIA
- a CDS encoding DNA topoisomerase IB → MPDGSHPLTAAAKVPGGLTYGSDQFPGLTRVRSGKGFSIRDADGKVVRDRPVLDRIRLLAIPPAWADVWICPQATGHIQATGRDAKGRKQYRYHDDWSSHRAGDKFDKMPAFARALPRLRDRVETDLSSRGPGRKKVLATAVRLLEITLIRVGNARYARQNRSYGLTTLHKRHLEVDGAGLSFAFRGKSGVDHKVSIRDRRLAAVVRGLRELPGQQLFKYRDETGTLVPITSDDVNAYIRDAMGDQFSAKDFRTWAGTVSAARALRDMDPPTSPTDGKKKITVCVKAVAGLLGNTPTVCRSAYVHPTVFALYESGRIGNLLPGSDTQGFEAALMKVLRA
- a CDS encoding opioid growth factor receptor-related protein, with amino-acid sequence MSAIVDFLKGAGTDGAGRTVFEVVAMSDSDIERIHDFIQWLFPLDAPSGANRNAPVVSAGDVEAIHASGLAQIALAAATDRMAHFYQRNDHWLVAHDHNHLRITRIIKSLRLLRGPDEADDFRRIILRRDDEAGRPVSPGSRRYWIDS
- a CDS encoding antibiotic biosynthesis monooxygenase family protein, producing the protein MTDATPTNDADTVPVVLINVFKVQPDRQDDLLDLLAEMTRVQVGLPGFVSATLHRGLNGKTVANHAVWRSAADWKAMTRNPAVVAAMSPIMAIATFEPHLYEAGEVIQ
- a CDS encoding glutamine amidotransferase-related protein; the encoded protein is MKPIAILETGRPPEALVDAFDDYPARFRALLGEGVATVRFDVQAGRLPADPEAFQGAIVTGSAAGVYDDLPWISPLLDWLRAARGRTRLVGICFGHQAMAQAFGGRVDKSDKGWGIGLHRYEVTAQEPWMFPRATSIAIPVSHQDQVIVAPADARVIAASDFTPYAGLAWDDAMSFQCHPEFQPDYAAALIESRRGTRIPEALADEAVASLARANDRAVLTAWIRAFLMLTPPPVEDQGSGI
- the rlmJ gene encoding 23S rRNA (adenine(2030)-N(6))-methyltransferase RlmJ gives rise to the protein MNYRHSFHAGNFADLVKHALVLWLLRERQRVGPVVVLDTHAGAGLYDLTGDATRSREAEAGVERLMAAVDRPPLIEALAREVAALNPAGGVRFYPGSPVLIARALGVDDAYVGFELREEVAGLLRESLSAFARTRGEIGDGYERVLAEAKQTRAPLVLIDPPFERPDDYLRAAETAGAIIRADPEAIVAIWTPLKDMETFDGFLRRLATESGAPTLVAEARLRPLTNPMKMNGCAMVVVRPPEGAAAAASEICSWVAASLGETGAKAAVWRV